The segment TTCAAAAAGAAGCGCTCCTCCTGCTAAAGAAGCTATTGTTAAGCCAGAAATCGTAACAATAGGCAAAAGTGCATTAGGTAAAGAGTGATTTAAGATAATTTTCCTTCTTGAAATTCCTCTGCATAAAGCTGCATTTACATAATCACTTTTAAGTGTCTTGTCTAAATTTATTCTTAAAGATCTACTAAAAATTCCGCTCAAAAGAAACCCAAGAGTTATTGAAGGTAGTGCAAGATGATATAAGCTTTCTCTTAAATAGATAAAATTATTATTTAGAAGACTATCTAAAACTAGAAACCCTGTAATTTTAGGTTGGCTATAAGTGATTGGGAACCTCCCACCAATTGGAAAAATTCTTAAATATACAGAAAATATTAATTGAGCTAAAATTGCCCCCCAGAAAGGTGGAATCGCATATGAAGAGATTCCTATTACTCTGGATATGTAATCTCCTTTTTTCCCTTTATTTTTTAAACCAAAAAAACCAAGCGGAAATCCTATAAAGATTGCAAAGATTATTGAAAAGATACCCAGTTCTAAACTCGCTGGTAATGATTTAAGAATAATATCAAGAACCGGTTCTTGAGTACTTAAAGATTCTCCAAAATTTAAGTGCAAAATATTATTAATGTAAGAAAGATATTGAATAAGAAGAGATTCATTTAACCCTAATTTATATCTAAGAATTTCTCTTGAAGCTTCATTAGCTCCAGATCCTAAAATTGCGTCAACTGGGTCTCCTGGTGCAACTCTCAACAAAATAAAAACTAATGTAGATATAATCCACAACATCAAAGGTATTAAAGAAATCTTTAATAAAGAATAATTTAAAAGTTTATTAAGATCTCTACTCATTAATGAATTTGAGATCACTCATTGAAATAATTCCTGCACCATTAAAAATAGGTTTTGAAATTTCATTTTGCGACCAAGCTTTTTGAGATGAAATCCATATTGGAATATAAGGTATTGATTCTGAAGCTATTTTCTCTATTTCAATTAATTTCGCTAATCTTTCTTTACCGTTTAAATTTTCGCTATCAAGAAATAAATCTTCTACTGTATTCGATCCCCAAAAACTTCCGCTGTAAACTGATTCTCCTTTTATACAGTTTTTACCATCTATTTCACTGCAACTTAGAAGGGGTGTTAAATATGCCTCGGGATCAGAATAAGCACCTGTCCAATCAAGAATAACCGCTGTATATATTCCTAAAGATAGATTCTTATAAATAGTTGTGGACTCTACTCCGTTGAGTTTAATGTTAATACATTCATTCAAAATATTTTTTATTTGTTCTTGCCAAGAAAGAGCAATAAGTTTATCAGCAGGTACGTTAGATCGATAAGTAAGAGGGAAATCTAAAACATTACCGTTACAGTAACCTTCTTTTTGCAGTAACACTTTTGCTTCTAAGGGATCATATTTTGGCCATAATTCTTTCTTATTTTTTTTATAAATTGGTGGAACAAGTGATCTTGAAGGTTGCCTTAATCCATAACTAACCTTTTCGCTAATGAAGTCCCTATTAAGACTTTTAGCTATAGCCAACCTTACATTAAGATTATTTAAGGGATAAGAATTTGTTCTTAGACTAATAAAACTTATTTCTGTAGCAGGACTCATTCCTTCTTTAATTTCTTTGTTATTGCTTAATAAATTTAAATTATTTCTTTGAATATCATCTATTGAATTTGATAAAAGAACATCAATTTGTTTACTTTTTAGAGCTCCGAAAAGAGAAGAAGAGTTAGAGTATCCAATAAAACTTATACCT is part of the Prochlorococcus marinus subsp. pastoris str. CCMP1986 genome and harbors:
- a CDS encoding ABC transporter permease produces the protein MSRDLNKLLNYSLLKISLIPLMLWIISTLVFILLRVAPGDPVDAILGSGANEASREILRYKLGLNESLLIQYLSYINNILHLNFGESLSTQEPVLDIILKSLPASLELGIFSIIFAIFIGFPLGFFGLKNKGKKGDYISRVIGISSYAIPPFWGAILAQLIFSVYLRIFPIGGRFPITYSQPKITGFLVLDSLLNNNFIYLRESLYHLALPSITLGFLLSGIFSRSLRINLDKTLKSDYVNAALCRGISRRKIILNHSLPNALLPIVTISGLTIASLAGGALLFEVTFSWPGIALRLHEAISQRDYTVVQGIVIITSLLIVSLNLFVDILIAILDPRIEY
- a CDS encoding ABC transporter substrate-binding protein; translation: MHNNFLIALFVFLISLSQYSCVSNIKSKRIIVASSGKIESLDPARASTLKSLQLLSSLGDTLYELNSEGELIPELAAGMPIFSKDKLQIIINLKKNVLFHDGTLFNSNAIKFSFDRFKRIGTMNYILGNKIKSIETPSEYSVIINLNKPSSSVNGLLTSINLTPISPTYYKDYSDKFLNDKFVGTGKYILKRFSNEIQIIDPNLNYWSDKPNNEGISFIGYSNSSSLFGALKSKQIDVLLSNSIDDIQRNNLNLLSNNKEIKEGMSPATEISFISLRTNSYPLNNLNVRLAIAKSLNRDFISEKVSYGLRQPSRSLVPPIYKKNKKELWPKYDPLEAKVLLQKEGYCNGNVLDFPLTYRSNVPADKLIALSWQEQIKNILNECINIKLNGVESTTIYKNLSLGIYTAVILDWTGAYSDPEAYLTPLLSCSEIDGKNCIKGESVYSGSFWGSNTVEDLFLDSENLNGKERLAKLIEIEKIASESIPYIPIWISSQKAWSQNEISKPIFNGAGIISMSDLKFINE